The following proteins are encoded in a genomic region of Anticarsia gemmatalis isolate Benzon Research Colony breed Stoneville strain chromosome 17, ilAntGemm2 primary, whole genome shotgun sequence:
- the LOC142979698 gene encoding pyroglutamyl-peptidase 1-like — MCNDFDFMFKPIVLVTGFGPYLGHPVNASWEAVKIMNKDEIEKKHSVEFVQIEIPVTYENVDEFVPALWETHTPKLMIHVGVSSRGQCIELESQAHRKGYSKVDYFDKCPANHTCTADGAIRLHTKLDVERINKEFNDGNPPSEGGVRTQVSKDAGRYLCEYIYYTSLSKDNTRTLFVHVPVMDIYSSEQTARGLERILDLCLDQIHEKEQVEKNAEKLKNTVLTDVEE, encoded by the exons ATGTGCAACGactttgattttatgtttaagCCAATAGTCCTAGTCACTGGTTTCGGACCTTATTTAGGCCATCCGGTGAACGCTAGTTGGGAAGcagttaaaataatgaataaggATGAAATTGAAAAGAAACACAGCGTAGAGTTTGTTCAGATTGAGATTCCAGTCACGTATGAGAATGTGGATGAATTTGTACCGGCGCTGTGGGAAACTCATACACCAAAA CTGATGATACATGTTGGAGTGTCAAGCAGAGGTCAGTGCATAGAGCTGGAGTCCCAGGCTCACCGGAAAGGATACAGCAAAGTGGACTACTTTGATAAATGCCCTGCAAACCACACGTGCACTGCTGACGGAGCCATCAGACTTCATACAAAGCTGGACGTTGAGAGAATAAACAAAGAATTTAATGATGGCAACCCTCCGAGCGAGGGTGGTGTCAGGACTCAGGTGTCTAAAGATGCTGGCAG GTATCTCTGTGAGTACATCTACTACACATCTCTGAGTAAAGACAACACACGTACTCTGTTCGTGCACGTGCCCGTTATGGACATATACTCGTCGGAACAAACCGCGCGGGGGCTGGAGCGCATCCTAGACCTCTGCTTAGATCAGATACACGAGAAAGAACAAGTCGAGAAAAACGCTGAGAAATTAAAGAACACTGTTTTAACGGATGTagaagaataa
- the LOC142980007 gene encoding pyrrolidone-carboxylate peptidase-like, producing MDTNSIESGDRHLRVLITGFGPFCCGGVSIPVNPSWEAVRLLNIEALQRNLNITVRVEKIPVVYNHVEKIIPELFNIHEPDLTIHLGATDVEGGFLVERQAMREEYCYPDDANMYAPEKRIPIPGPPCVTTDMDLDLITKNFECDPHTNLPICVSDNAGKFVCEFLYYIVLNQREQNRYSVFVHVPLTADHEEIARFSHNVERLLHHCVEHVRQKDCYCL from the exons ATGGATACGAATTCCATAGAGTCTGGGGACCGTCATTTACGAGTTTTAATTACCGGCTTCGGTCCTTTCTGTTGTGGTGGCGTCTCTATCCCCGTGAACCCTAGCTGGGAGGCAGTGAGACTTCTCAACATAGAGGCATTGCAGCGAAACTTGAATATCACTGTGCGCGTCGAGAAGATTCCTGTCGTATACAATCACGTAGAAAAAATCATTCCCGAGCTGTTTAACATCCATGAACCCGAT cttACAATTCACCTTGGAGCGACGGATGTCGAGGGCGGCTTTTTAGTGGAAAGACAAGCGATGAGAGAAGAATATTGTTATCCGGATGACGCCAATATGTACGCTCCGGAGAAAAGGATCCCCATTCCAGGGCCGCCGTGTGTCACCACTGACATGGACTTGGATCTCATCACTAAGAACTTTGAATGCGACCCACACACTAATCTCCCAATTTGTGTGTCAGATAACGCTGGCAA gtTCGTGTGTGAGTTCCTGTACTACATAGTGTTGAATCAACGAGAGCAGAACAGGTATTCGGTGTTCGTGCACGTGCCTCTGACAGCGGACCATGAGGAGATCGCCAGGTTCTCGCACAACGTGGAACGTCTGCTGCATCACTGTGTGGAACACGTGAGGCAAAAAGATTGTTACTGCTTGTAA
- the LOC142979722 gene encoding dnaJ homolog subfamily C member 2: MTNGDSGENCKMVAISCPFVKRRVECVGAAFLRYHNVKCHGGDALYETLTSNEKAEEVIFDDDVEYLRSLDPKDWKMQDHYAVLGMKNLRYKATDDDIKRAYRQKVLKHHPDKRKAQGEEVRSDDDYFTCITKAYEILGTPVKRRSYDSIDPTIDDSVPSQTDIKKDGFYKSFTKHFESNARWSEKKNVPLLGDENSSREQVERFYAFWYDFESWREFSYLDEEEKERGQDREERRWIEKQNKAARAKLKKEEMARLRSLIDLAYANDPRIQRFKQEDKDKKLAAKRAKQDAVQAKKAEEERLMKEALLAKQKAEEAERARIEAARAEREQQKKNLRKERKAFRDLCKSNNYYSNNDEESVSHMAAVEKICEMMKVVELQDFMKELESKGRDAFITTVKETEDKLEAERRALFETKRVEEQKAKKDSALKQPIEWSVEMTQLLIKAVNLFPAGTNQRWDVVANFLNQHGTFVDDRRFVAKDVLNKAKDLQSSDFSKSSLKKAANEEAFDQFEKEKKKVYNHIDDSGISKSDNPSKPKIVNGTATPKNEEVVAKSEDRAWTKTEQELLEQAIKTFPVSTPERWEKIADCIPNRTKKDCMKRYKELVELVKAKKQAANLSK, from the exons ATGACCAACGGAGATTCCGGTGAGAATTGTAAGATGGTGGCGATATCATGCCCTTTCGTGAAAAGGAGAGTAGAGTGCGTTGGTGCGGCGTTCCTTAGATATCACAATGTGAAGTGCCATGGTGGCGATGCGCTGTATGAAACACTTACGTCCAACGAGAAGGCCGAAGAGGTGATCTTCGACGATGACGTGGAATACTTGCGTAGCTTAGACCCTAAGGACTGGAAGATGCAGGATCATTACGCTGTCCTAGGTATGAAAAATTTACGATACAAAGCCACCGATGACGACATAAAACGTGCTTACCGACAAAAGGTACTAAAACACCACCCTGACAAGCGCAAGGCGCAGGGCGAGGAGGTGCGCAGCGACGACGACTACTTCACATGCATCACGAAGGCTTACGAGATCCTCGGCACGCCGGTCAAGCGCAGGTCGTACGACTCCATAGACCCTACCATAGATGACTCAGTGCCCTCACAGACAGATATAAAAAAGGATGGTTTCTATAAATCGTTTACTAAACATTTCGAATCCAATGCTCGGTGGTCAGAGAAGAAAAATGTGCCTTTGTTGGGTGATGAAAATAGTTCTCGGGAACAAGTTGAAAGATTTTATGCATTCTGGTATGACTTCGAGTCATGGCGCGAGTTCTCTTACTTGGATGAGGAGGAGAAGGAGCGGGGTCAGGATCGTGAGGAGCGTAGGTGGATAGAGAAACAGAATAAAGCTGCGAGAGCTAAGCTGAAGAAGGAAGAGATGGCTCGTCTGCGTAGTCTCATAGACCTTGCATATGCTAATGATCCAAGGATTCAACGCTTTAAGCAAGAGGACAAGGATAAGAAATTAGCTGCCAAGAGAGCCAAACAG GATGCTGTTCAAGCCAAAAAAGCAGAAGAAGAACGTCTCATGAAGGAAGCTCTCCTTGCCAAACAGAAGGCGGAAGAAGCGGAGAGAGCAAGGATAGAAGCTGCTCGCGCCGAACGTGAACAGCAGAAAAAGAACCTCAGGAAGGAACGCAAGGCTTTCCGAGATCTTTGCAAGTCTAACAACTATTATTCCAATAATGATGAAGAATCTGTCTCTCACATGGCTGCAGtagaaaaaatatgtgaaatgATGAAAGTAGTTGAACTACAGGACTTCATGAAAGAATTAGAAAGTAAAGGCAGAGATGCATTCATCACAACTGTTAAGGAAACAGAAGACAAATTAGAAGCTGAACGTAGAGCTTTGTTTGAAACTAAGAGAGTAGAAGAACAAAAAGCTAAAAAAGACTCGGCTCTCAAGCAACCAATAGAATGGTCTGTAGAGATGACGCAACTGCTCATCAAAGCTGTCAACTTGTTCCCTGCTGGAACTAATCAAAGGTGGGACGTAGTAGCTAACTTTTTAAATCAACACGGTACATTTGTTGACGATAGACGATTTGTAGCTAAAGACGTTTTGAACAAGGCTAAAGATTTACAAAGTTCCGATTTCTCGAAAAGCAGTCTTAAAAAAGCCGCTAACGAGGAGGCATTCGATCAGTTTGAGAAGGAGAAGAAGAAAGTATACAATCACATCGACGACAGTGGAATATCTAAAAGCGATAATCCTTCCAAGCCGAAGATCGTGAATGGCACAGCGACGCCCAAGAACGAGGAGGTCGTGGCGAAGTCCGAGGACCGAGCGTGGACGAAAACTGAACAGGAATTGTTGGAGCAGGCGATCAAGACGTTCCCCGTGAGCACTCCGGAGCGATGGGAGAAGATAGCCGACTGTATACCCAACCGTACTAAAAAAGACTGCATGAAGCGATACAAGGAGTTAGTCGAATTAGTGAAAGCGAAGAAACAAGCCGCCAATCTgtctaaataa
- the LOC142979878 gene encoding uncharacterized protein LOC142979878, translating into MAGFQTSDTMPKFGHVTDLREQWLVRADGALANRLQDREISSHLCENRFRNQQIREDFPIALNEQRDIEHEIHLRELTRRRQAEIDAEIAREMAEINLRRQRRQRSTDMLQQPSSSRAAPPAPLPAPMAAPMPAPQPAPSDDLNPEELGLSPEELEEMRRRLEQEEKDARLARELSSKDNNQDALLADMRCAVEAQDGELARLLQEREYKKLQRAKEKARQKALLKKQQRMAAQQQMQLPHENDPLPAPPATLCDAYSNPRDMIRENRLRLCKSVDSDLNYVEPFEKESIQSKASALQSLEMSNQYYADQSEAGTSSNNISHVHSRSIDDKRVPYNQSSMQHRQPPPPPTTGKKPRFPDPVSIRPASHYPTDNPLPETPPTNIPHSYSENNNLYSSTYPPDISPPRMGQERNDNSKRLSVISDITAEGLAKKKSKQADINKKRRGCKIQ; encoded by the coding sequence ATGGCCGGGTTCCAGACGAGCGACACGATGCCCAAGTTCGGACACGTGACGGATCTGCGCGAGCAGTGGCTCGTGCGCGCTGACGGAGCGCTCGCTAACCGCCTGCAGGACCGCGAGATATCCTCGCACCTCTGCGAGAACAGGTTCCGTAACCAACAGATCCGTGAAGACTTCCCTATCGCTTTGAACGAACAAAGAGATATAGAACACGAGATACACTTGAGGGAGCTCACACGTCGTCGTCAGGCTGAAATTGATGCTGAAATCGCGAGAGAAATGGCGGAGATCAATCTTCGTCGACAGCGGCGTCAGCGGAGCACTGATATGTTACAGCAGCCGAGCTCTTCTCGCGCTGCGCCGCCTGCACCACTGCCGGCGCCAATGGCTGCGCCCATGCCTGCACCACAACCAGCTCCAAGTGATGATCTAAATCCTGAGGAACTGGGTCTTTCTCCTGAAGAGTTAGAAGAGATGAGAAGGCGGCTAGAGCAAGAAGAGAAAGATGCAAGGCTTGCCAGAGAACTGAGCAGCAAAGACAACAACCAGGATGCTCTGCTAGCTGACATGAGATGTGCAGTAGAAGCTCAAGACGGTGAGCTAGCTAGATTGCTGCAGGAGAGAGAGTACAAGAAACTACAAAGAGCTAAAGAGAAAGCTAGACAGAAAGCATTGCTAAAGAAGCAGCAAAGAATGGCAGCCCAGCAACAAATGCAGCTCCCACATGAGAATGACCCACTGCCCGCTCCACCAGCTACTCTATGTGATGCATACAGCAACCCACGAGACATGATCCGCGAAAACAGACTGAGACTGTGCAAATCTGTGGACTCTGATCTCAACTATGTTGAACCATTTGAGAAAGAATCTATCCAGTCAAAGGCCAGTGCTTTACAATCTTTGGAGATGTCAAACCAGTATTATGCTGATCAATCTGAAGCTGGGACTTCAAGTAATAATATATCTCATGTGCACTCAAGATCTATTGATGATAAAAGAGTGCCATATAATCAGAGTTCTATGCAGCATCGTCAACCCCCTCCTCCACCAACTACGGGCAAGAAACCAAGGTTTCCTGACCCTGTGAGTATAAGACCAGCGTCACATTACCCTACAGATAACCCACTGCCTGAGACTCCGCCTACGAATATACCTCACAGTTACAGTGAGAATAACAATTTGTACAGTTCTACATACCCGCCAGACATCAGTCCTCCGCGTATGGGTCAAGAGAGAAATGACAATAGTAAAAGGCTGTCTGTAATCTCAGATATAACGGCTGAAGGCTTGGCTAAGAAGAAGAGCAAGCAAGCGGATATTAATAAGAAACGTAGAGGATGCAAGATACAGTGA
- the LOC142980266 gene encoding glutathione S-transferase 1-like has protein sequence MMALDSMNLSITEVDVNIDKGEHRSPEMAVLNPLQTLPVFKDRELVLSDSHAICTYLAGRYCDSERLLPKDPGGRSIVDQHLHYNSGILYPRFRAAAYPILYENCNFIMPQQIIEIECAYADLESMLLGRNWFGGSWASLSDIVFASTVSTLNILVPIDKQKFPRLSSWLHRVSDELFFVTANKKGLTEFSRRIGELSHVQQS, from the exons ATGATGGCGCTAGACTCCATGAATCTAAGCATCACTGAAGTAGACGTAAACATAGATAAAGGAGAACACAGGTCTCCTGAAATGGCTGTA CTAAACCCACTGCAGACATTACCAGTATTTAAAGACAGAGAGTTGGTTTTAAGCGACAG CCACGCTATATGCACATACCTGGCGGGTCGCTACTGCGACAGTGAGCGACTGCTGCCCAAGGACCCGGGAGGACGATCTATAGTTGATCAACATTTGCATTACAACAGTGGTATCCTTTACCCACGGTTTCGAGCTGCAGCA tatCCTATTTTATACGAAAACTGCAATTTTATAATGCCCCAACAAATAATTGAGATTGAATGCGCCTACGCTGATTTGGAGAGCATGCTATTGGGCCGCAATTGGTTCGGTGGAAGTTGGGCTTCCCTCAGTGACATCGTATTTGCGTCCACAGTTAGCACACTAAACATCCTTGTACCAATTGATAAACAAAA ATTCCCGCGTCTCTCGAGCTGGCTTCACAGAGTGTCCgatgaattattttttgtaactgcGAACAAAAAAGGATTGACTGAATTTTCACGAAGAATAGGCGAGTTATCACATGTACAACAGTCATGA
- the LOC142980042 gene encoding glutathione S-transferase 1-like has protein sequence MHFIRGSFGHRKAAFWCISQNRNISVQRKPILYGDEASPPVRFVMITASLLKTELDFHKIDLFKGENKLDFYKKINPLQKVPALELNGEVIADSQAIALHLCRSIPNDLYPEDVFIRTRVEEMMFYNAGVLFPIDSAIYTDFFAGKWPADENKLTKWYDAMDYLEKKLDAHKFLTGHEVRLCDLCCGTTVSSLEILVPLCDRHEKVKEWLKNLKSLPGFEINDQGLHRLLSFVNTIKTNMAKKM, from the exons atgcattttattcGTGGTAGTTTTGGTCATCGCAAAGCCGCATTTTGGTGCATAAGCCAAAACAG gaACATTTCAGTGCAAAGAAAGCCTATACTTTATGGTGACGAAGCCTCCCCACCGGTGAGGTTTGTCATGATTACAGCCTCTCTACTCAAAACCGAATTGGACTTTCATAAAATAGATCTTTTCAAGGGAgaaaataaacttgatttttacaaaaag aTAAACCCACTTCAGAAAGTGCCTGCGTTGGAACTAAACGGTGAAGTTATAGCAGACAGTCAGGCGATAGCATTACATCTGTGCAGAAGTATACCTAATGACTTGTACCCTGAAGATGTGTTCATAAGAACAAGAGTTGAAGAGATGATGTTCTACAATGCTGGTGTTCTGTTTCCCATAGATAGTGCCATATAT ACAGATTTTTTTGCTGGAAAGTGGCCAGCAGACGAAAACAAATTAACCAAGTGGTATGACGCAATggattatttagaaaaaaaattggacgCACATAAATTTCTTACCGGTCATGAG GTGCGTTTATGTGATCTTTGCTGTGGAACAACTGTAAGCTCCTTAGAAATATTGGTCCCGCTTTGTGATCGTCATGAAAAAGTTAAGGAATGGTTGAAAAATCTAAAATCACTCCCAGGATTTGAAATAAATGATCAAGGATTACATCGCTTGCTTAGTTTTGTGAacactattaaaacaaatatggcTAAAAAgatgtaa